The following coding sequences lie in one Vitis vinifera cultivar Pinot Noir 40024 chromosome 19, ASM3070453v1 genomic window:
- the LOC104877721 gene encoding F-box/LRR-repeat protein At4g14103 isoform X2, with the protein MDSTYGKSRDRISNLPDAVLCHIISFLPTKFAVGTSVLSKRWRYLWASIPNLDFDDDLLLDRDKPIGDSERSICFKNFVDKVLLHGSISCIRKFRLKCSDHELDSAVNSWICTALERNVQELDLYFDTEYPIELPPKFFFCKTLVVLKLSFSIFLDIPSLIWFPSLKVLHLRSVEFSTDDSAQKLLSSCPVLEELVIERWRLDEQWVFNVSAPTLKSLAIYFSVDGLACIAEREDELVDELDNELLVVPQVGPEDESEDEAEDEPEDQKYKLVVDAPNLEYLSITDFVSEDYLMSNLSSLVKAYVNVGPTIRGIDDQILYRGRIYELLRGISNVKHLSLSGETLHVNKDECEIEEWTLPLQVPTCVELHLNEVEIKKFDGLDYELGAIEFLLKNARVLKKMSIDCRDWRDGQEFCVCKKLSGFTRASMSCEFSVFCHCGGIRMFS; encoded by the exons ATGGATTCAACTTATGGAAAAAGCAGAGATAGGATAAGCAATCTGCCAGATGCAGTTCTTTGTCACATCATTTCATTTCTTCCCACCAAATTTGCTGTGGGAACTAGTGTCCTCTCAAAAAGATGGAGGTACCTTTGGGCTTCCATCCCTAACCTTgactttgatgatgatttactGCTGGATCGAGACAAGCCCATTGGGGATTCTGAAAGAAGCATATGCTTTAAGAATTTTGTGGATAAAGTATTGCTTCATGGCAGTATCTCATGTATTAGAAAGTTTCGTCTCAAATGCAGTGACCATGAGTTGGACTCTGCTGTTAATTCCTGGATCTGCACAGCACTTGAGCGTAATGTCCAGGAGCTTGATCTCTATTTTGATACGGAATATCCTATTGAATTGCCTCCTAAATTCTTCTTCTGTAAAACTCTAGTTGTTCTGAAACtgtctttttcaatttttcttgatATTCCAAGTTTGATTTGGTTTCCAAGTCTCAAAGTTCTCCATCTTAGATCAGTTGAATTTTCAACTGATGACTCAGCTCAGAAGCTCTTATCTAGCTGTCCTGTCTTGGAAGAATTGGTTATAGAAAGATGGAGATTGGATGAACAATGGGTTTTTAATGTCTCTGCACCCACATTGAAAAGTTTGGCAATATATTTTTCTGTAGATGGATTAGCATGTATAGCTGAACGAGAAGATGAGCTAGTTGATGAACTAGATAATGAACTATTAGTTGTACCACAAGTTGGACCAGAAGATGAATCAGAAGATGAAGCTGAGGATGAACCAGAAGATCAGAAGTACAAACTTGTGGTTGATGCCCCAAATCTTGAGTACCTTAGTATCACAGATTTTGTTTCAGAGGACTATTTGATGAGCAACCTATCTTCCTTGGTTAAAGCATATGTTAATGTTGGTCCCACTATTAGAGGAATTGATGACCAAATTCTGTATCGTGGCCGTATATATGAGCTCCTTAGAGGGATCTCAAATGTTAAACATCTATCATTATCTGGTGAGACTTTGCAT GTTAACAAGGACGAATGTGAAATTGAAGAGTGGACTCTGCCACTTCAAGTGCCTACCTGTGTGGAATTGCACCTCAATGAAGTTGAAATTAAGAAATTTGATGGGTTAGATTATGAGCTTGGAGCAATAGAGTTCCTGCTGAAGAATGCGAGAGTTTTGAAGAAGATGAGCATAGATTGTCGAGATTGGCGTGATGGGCAAGAATTTTGTGTTTGTAAAAAGCTATCAGGGTTTACAAGGGCCTCCATGAGTTGTGAATTTAGTGTTTTTTGCCATTGTGGAGGCATTCGTATGTTTTCTTGA
- the LOC104877721 gene encoding F-box protein At3g03040 isoform X3 — MDSTYGKSRDRISNLPDAVLCHIISFLPTKFAVGTSVLSKRWRYLWASIPNLDFDDDLLLDRDKPIGDSERSICFKNFVDKVLLHGSISCIRKFRLKCSDHELDSAVNSWICTALEHGLACIAEREDELVDELDNELLVVPQVGPEDESEDEAEDEPEDQKYKLVVDAPNLEYLSITDFVSEDYLMSNLSSLVKAYVNVGPTIRGIDDQILYRGRIYELLRGISNVKHLSLSGETLHSLSGMFCGYELPAFHSVTRLELEVDYGYGLEFLKEFLDTSPNLEILILENVNKDECEIEEWTLPLQVPTCVELHLNEVEIKKFDGLDYELGAIEFLLKNARVLKKMSIDCRDWRDGQEFCVCKKLSGFTRASMSCEFSVFCHCGGIRMFS; from the exons ATGGATTCAACTTATGGAAAAAGCAGAGATAGGATAAGCAATCTGCCAGATGCAGTTCTTTGTCACATCATTTCATTTCTTCCCACCAAATTTGCTGTGGGAACTAGTGTCCTCTCAAAAAGATGGAGGTACCTTTGGGCTTCCATCCCTAACCTTgactttgatgatgatttactGCTGGATCGAGACAAGCCCATTGGGGATTCTGAAAGAAGCATATGCTTTAAGAATTTTGTGGATAAAGTATTGCTTCATGGCAGTATCTCATGTATTAGAAAGTTTCGTCTCAAATGCAGTGACCATGAGTTGGACTCTGCTGTTAATTCCTGGATCTGCACAGCACTTGAGC ATGGATTAGCATGTATAGCTGAACGAGAAGATGAGCTAGTTGATGAACTAGATAATGAACTATTAGTTGTACCACAAGTTGGACCAGAAGATGAATCAGAAGATGAAGCTGAGGATGAACCAGAAGATCAGAAGTACAAACTTGTGGTTGATGCCCCAAATCTTGAGTACCTTAGTATCACAGATTTTGTTTCAGAGGACTATTTGATGAGCAACCTATCTTCCTTGGTTAAAGCATATGTTAATGTTGGTCCCACTATTAGAGGAATTGATGACCAAATTCTGTATCGTGGCCGTATATATGAGCTCCTTAGAGGGATCTCAAATGTTAAACATCTATCATTATCTGGTGAGACTTTGCAT TCTCTCAGTGGTATGTTTTGTGGTTATGAGCTCCCTGCATTTCATAGTGTGACTCGTTTAGAGCTTGAAGTTGATTACGGCTATGGCTTGGAGTTTCTGAAAGAGTTTCTTGACACGTCACCTAATTTAGAAATTCTTATCCTTGAAAAT GTTAACAAGGACGAATGTGAAATTGAAGAGTGGACTCTGCCACTTCAAGTGCCTACCTGTGTGGAATTGCACCTCAATGAAGTTGAAATTAAGAAATTTGATGGGTTAGATTATGAGCTTGGAGCAATAGAGTTCCTGCTGAAGAATGCGAGAGTTTTGAAGAAGATGAGCATAGATTGTCGAGATTGGCGTGATGGGCAAGAATTTTGTGTTTGTAAAAAGCTATCAGGGTTTACAAGGGCCTCCATGAGTTGTGAATTTAGTGTTTTTTGCCATTGTGGAGGCATTCGTATGTTTTCTTGA
- the LOC104877721 gene encoding F-box/LRR-repeat protein At3g59190 isoform X1 produces the protein MDSTYGKSRDRISNLPDAVLCHIISFLPTKFAVGTSVLSKRWRYLWASIPNLDFDDDLLLDRDKPIGDSERSICFKNFVDKVLLHGSISCIRKFRLKCSDHELDSAVNSWICTALERNVQELDLYFDTEYPIELPPKFFFCKTLVVLKLSFSIFLDIPSLIWFPSLKVLHLRSVEFSTDDSAQKLLSSCPVLEELVIERWRLDEQWVFNVSAPTLKSLAIYFSVDGLACIAEREDELVDELDNELLVVPQVGPEDESEDEAEDEPEDQKYKLVVDAPNLEYLSITDFVSEDYLMSNLSSLVKAYVNVGPTIRGIDDQILYRGRIYELLRGISNVKHLSLSGETLHSLSGMFCGYELPAFHSVTRLELEVDYGYGLEFLKEFLDTSPNLEILILENVNKDECEIEEWTLPLQVPTCVELHLNEVEIKKFDGLDYELGAIEFLLKNARVLKKMSIDCRDWRDGQEFCVCKKLSGFTRASMSCEFSVFCHCGGIRMFS, from the exons ATGGATTCAACTTATGGAAAAAGCAGAGATAGGATAAGCAATCTGCCAGATGCAGTTCTTTGTCACATCATTTCATTTCTTCCCACCAAATTTGCTGTGGGAACTAGTGTCCTCTCAAAAAGATGGAGGTACCTTTGGGCTTCCATCCCTAACCTTgactttgatgatgatttactGCTGGATCGAGACAAGCCCATTGGGGATTCTGAAAGAAGCATATGCTTTAAGAATTTTGTGGATAAAGTATTGCTTCATGGCAGTATCTCATGTATTAGAAAGTTTCGTCTCAAATGCAGTGACCATGAGTTGGACTCTGCTGTTAATTCCTGGATCTGCACAGCACTTGAGCGTAATGTCCAGGAGCTTGATCTCTATTTTGATACGGAATATCCTATTGAATTGCCTCCTAAATTCTTCTTCTGTAAAACTCTAGTTGTTCTGAAACtgtctttttcaatttttcttgatATTCCAAGTTTGATTTGGTTTCCAAGTCTCAAAGTTCTCCATCTTAGATCAGTTGAATTTTCAACTGATGACTCAGCTCAGAAGCTCTTATCTAGCTGTCCTGTCTTGGAAGAATTGGTTATAGAAAGATGGAGATTGGATGAACAATGGGTTTTTAATGTCTCTGCACCCACATTGAAAAGTTTGGCAATATATTTTTCTGTAGATGGATTAGCATGTATAGCTGAACGAGAAGATGAGCTAGTTGATGAACTAGATAATGAACTATTAGTTGTACCACAAGTTGGACCAGAAGATGAATCAGAAGATGAAGCTGAGGATGAACCAGAAGATCAGAAGTACAAACTTGTGGTTGATGCCCCAAATCTTGAGTACCTTAGTATCACAGATTTTGTTTCAGAGGACTATTTGATGAGCAACCTATCTTCCTTGGTTAAAGCATATGTTAATGTTGGTCCCACTATTAGAGGAATTGATGACCAAATTCTGTATCGTGGCCGTATATATGAGCTCCTTAGAGGGATCTCAAATGTTAAACATCTATCATTATCTGGTGAGACTTTGCAT TCTCTCAGTGGTATGTTTTGTGGTTATGAGCTCCCTGCATTTCATAGTGTGACTCGTTTAGAGCTTGAAGTTGATTACGGCTATGGCTTGGAGTTTCTGAAAGAGTTTCTTGACACGTCACCTAATTTAGAAATTCTTATCCTTGAAAAT GTTAACAAGGACGAATGTGAAATTGAAGAGTGGACTCTGCCACTTCAAGTGCCTACCTGTGTGGAATTGCACCTCAATGAAGTTGAAATTAAGAAATTTGATGGGTTAGATTATGAGCTTGGAGCAATAGAGTTCCTGCTGAAGAATGCGAGAGTTTTGAAGAAGATGAGCATAGATTGTCGAGATTGGCGTGATGGGCAAGAATTTTGTGTTTGTAAAAAGCTATCAGGGTTTACAAGGGCCTCCATGAGTTGTGAATTTAGTGTTTTTTGCCATTGTGGAGGCATTCGTATGTTTTCTTGA